GCCTTCTGAACATGTAGCCTCTAGCCTCTAAAATCTTCTTATGAGCACAGCCGTCGTCGACCAACCCGCCACCACCACCGACGACCTCATCATCGCCGGCCGCCGCTTCCGCTCCCGCCTCATCGTCGGCACCGGCAAGTACAAGGACGGTCCCGAGACTGCCGCCGCCATCGAGGCCTCCGGCGCCGAGATGGTCACCGTTGCCGTCCGCCGCGTCAACCTCGACCGCTCCAAGGAATCCCTCCTCGACTTCATCGACCCCACGCGCTTCTTCCTCATGCCCAACACCGCCGGCTGCTACACCGCCGAGGAAGCCATCCGCGCCGCCCGCCTCGCCCGCGAGGTCGGCCTCTCCGACTGGGTCAAGATCGAGGTCATCGGCGACCAGCCCACCCTCTACCCCGACGTCCAGGCCACCGTCGAAGCTACGCGCGTCCTCGTCAAGGAAGGCTTCACCGTCCTGCCCTACACCACCGACGACATCGTCTTCGCCAAGCGCCTCATCGACGTTGGCGCCGCCGCCGTCATGCCCCTCGGCGCGCCCATCGGCACCGGGCTCGGCATCGCGAACAAGTACACCCTGCGCATGATGCGCGAGCTCATCACCGAAGTCCCACTCGTCGTCGACGCCGGCCTCGGCACCGCCTCCGACGCCGCCCTCGCCATGGAGCTCGGCTTCGACGCCGTCCTCCTCAACACCGCGATCGCCGGCGCAAAGAACCCCATCCTCATGGCCTCCGCGATGAAGAAGGCCGTCGAAGCCGGCCGCGAAGCCTTCCTCTCCGGCCGCATGCCCAAAAAGCTCTACGCCAGCGCCAGCTCACCCATCGAAGGCATCTCGCGTTAGCGGGCAAGCTTCTCCTGCAGCGCCCGCTTCACCTCAGGCCACTCACTCCCCACAATCGAAAACCGCAGCGTATTCCTCGGCACGAAATCCGCCGCCATCCTGTGCGCCCGCAGCGTGCCTTCGAGCTTCGCCCCAATCCGCTTGATCGCCGCCGCCGAGCGCTCATTCCGCTCATCCGTGCAGAAGCTCACCGAGTTCATCCGCCACACCTCGAACGCGTGTGTCAGCATCAGCAGCTTCGCCTCGGTATTCGCCGCCGTCCGCACCGCCGAAGCCGTCAGCCACGTGTAGCCGATCTCGCCTGTGTCGTACACATGCTTGCCGTGGTGCGCCGACCCCACCGGCCACGCCCACCGCTCCAGTCCATAAATCCGCGTCGACCCAATCACGACACCATCAGCCTTCCGCACAGTCACAAACGGCACCGCCGTCCCCGCATCTCTCCACGCGATCGCAGTCTCGATATACCTCTCGACCGCGTCGCGCCCCACCGGAACAAGACTCCACTTGTAGATCGACGTATCCGCCGCCGAAGCCTCCACCAGCGCCGCGGCATGCTCGCGCTCCAGCGGCTCCAGCCTCACATGCTCACCCTCGAGCGTTACAAGCTCCATCGCCATTACAGTCGCTGTCCGAAGCACACCAGGTCGCCGTCAGGCGCAACGATCAACAACTCGCGCTGGTGATACGGCTTGTCCGCGGGTCCGTGCACATCGCCCTTCGGCAGCTTGTCCAGCTTCGCCTTCAACTCCTCATATAGCGCGTCCACGTCGCGGACATCGAAGTAGTACCGAAAATTCCGCACGCCGCGCGGTGCATCCGCCGCATCCTCGCGTCCCCATATGCGAATCCCGCAACCATCGCGCTGCATGTACGCGTAGTCGCTCACTCGCGTGTGCGCCGTAAACCCGAGCACCTCTTCAAAGAACCGCACCGCCGCCTCAAACTCCCCAATCGGAACGTGCATGAATGGCGTCGTTTGAATGAAGTTCGACATTCGTCACAGCTTACGTCAAGCTCCGCCGGATGACACGCAAAACCGGCACGTCACGCCATGCACGCTCGCGTCCACGGATCCTGGCCCACCCTCGTCCCCGGCGGCAGCACGGAAGAGTACGCCGCCAGCTTCGCCCGCAACTCGTTCACATCCTCCGGATGCACAGCATAGAACGCGATCGTGAACCCGCCAACCGTCGCATGACGACTCGGGCACTTCGGCGTTAGGCTTCCCGCATACGTCCACTCCTGCGGAAGCGCCTCCGCTCCCTGGAACCACTCGACGTAAACCGCCACCACTTTCACGCCCTGCTCTGCCGCGAGCTGCCGCATCGCATCCGTGTCGTACGCATGCGCCAGCTTCAGGTTCAGTACTTTGCTCGAGGTGAGCCCGAACAAATCCAGCATCTGCCCATCGTGAAAATAGCTCACTGCCCCCACATCATTCACCGCAATCGGCGCGTCAGGATAGCTCTTCGCGAAGAAGTGCGCCATCTGATACTGCTGCAGAAAAATCGACTGCACCGCATCCGCATTGGTCGCGAGGATCACCGCCGCGCGCGGCACCAGCGCGAGCACCCCACAAGCCACCAGCCATCCGGCAATCTTCTTCGACTGCACAGCGCTCAGAATTCCCCGGCACTCTTCCAGCAGCACAAACAGGCTGAAGATCGTCAGCACCACAAGGTAGCTCTCATATCTTCCAAGCTGTCCCATGCGCGATAACAGCGTGTGCAGCACCGACAATCCAACGGTGATGATCCCCGCAGCCGCGGCGCCGCGCATCGCTCCACGCGCACGTATCGACGCGATGCTCAGTCCCAAAACAACTGCCCATCCGACCGGCAGCAGATGTTTTCCCGCATACTTCAGGTTCTGCAGCACCGGAGCAATCCGGTCCGAGAACGCAGCCGACGCCGGTGCAGTCTTCAACAGCAACGAGTTCGGAAAGAAGTGCGACCCAGGATGGCTCATGCTGAAGATGCCGAACGCCAGGATCGGAAGAAATCCCGCGCCCGCAACAGCCGTCGCCAGACCCGCACGCCTCTGCCACACAAGCAGCGCACAGATGCACGCAACCTCAAACGCAATCTCATAGCGCGACGCAGTCGCCACCGCTGCCCACACAATCAGCGGCGCCACGCTTTTCACATCACGCGGACGATCCAGCACCTCAGCCGCCGCAGCTAGTAAGCCAAGTGCCGTGATGCTTTCGAGCACATGCTCCAGGCCCAATGACGTGAGGCTGCTCAAAGGCGTAAGCACTGCAATTGAGAGCAGCGCGACGGCCCGCATCCACTCTGACCTCACTCCGATCAGCCAGAGCCACCGATGCGCCAACCAGAGCAGAACCAGCGACAGCACAACATTCAGCACAAACGGCAGCCACACGTGCAGGCCAACGATCGCTCCGAGCGCTGCCAGCAGAAACGGCCACACCACGGAGGACGACGCGCCCGTAAATCCATACGGCGTCACGCCAAACACATGATGCGTCAGCAGGTTCTTTGAAATCGCGAGGTGAATGTACGCATCATCTACCGCATACATTTGCTGCAGCCGGTCAATGTGCCATACCTGAACCAACAGCACACCCAGCATGAACAGGTAGGTCGCTGTTGCTATCCAGTACGGCCGCAGGCTGCCGCGTGGTGCCTCTGCGCTGCTCGCATCAGGCATTGAAGAAGTTGTTCTCCTGTTGTTGGACTGCAGAACGTTGTCCGGACTAATCCAGCGTGTACATCGCCAGCCCGCTCAGCAACTTCGGATAAAAGTCCGTCGACTTCTGCGGCATCACTTCCAGGTTCAGCGAAATGTCCTTCATCTGCTCCAGCGTCACCGGCTTGATCAGGAAAGCCACATCGGCTTTTCCGTTCTTCACGCGCTCCACGGATTCATCCGCTTCACGGTAATAGCGAATCACCTCGCCCTTGCGGATCGTGTCCTCATCCAGTCCAAAAATCCGCTCCAGCACTACCTTGTGCAACTGCGTCACATCCAGTTGCTGCTGTCGCGGCGACAAGCCCTTCAGCACCGGCGCAATCGCCTCTGGCTTCGGCGTCAATAGCAGGTTGCCGTCACTCGCCGCCGCAACGAACGCCACTCCATTCGTCGCATTCAACTTCGCCAGCAGTTCCGCTGGCGTCAGCGACCCCTCCAACTCCTGAACGTCGAAGTACTGCTTCGCCTTCTCCGCAAAATCTTTGATCGAAAAATCCGCGAGGCCAGACACCACACGATGCGTCGGCAGAATCGTGATGCCCGGCGCATCCATGTTTACGAACGTCATCATCATCGCTTGCTCGGGAAACGCAGGTTGTGGCAGGCCGTCGGCGGTCAGCTTCGGCTCCGCGTCCGCATCGCAGTGCAACTGCTCCGCGCGCTCATGCATGTATCCCACCGAGGTTTCGTAACGGTGATGTCCATCCGCGATCAGCAGCCACTTGTCCTTCATCGCATCCAGCACGCGGGTGATCAGGTTGCAGTCCGTGAGCTTCCACACTCGATGCACCACGTGATACTCGTCCGTGATTTCCAGATCCGGCACGCGCGAAACATGTGAGACCGTGGCAGCGTTGCCCACGTTTGGCGGAGGCACGTCGAAGATCACCTTCTCCGCCGTGAATGTCGGATCGGAGTACAGCATGTAAATCTGCTCGCAATACGCGCGCGTTGCCTTGAACAGCGCGAGCCGGTCCGACTTGTGCTTCGGGAACGTCTGCTCGTGCCTGTAAACAACGTGGTCGGCATAATCGTGAAGCTGCCCGAGCGCAATAAATCCGCGGCGCTCGCGAATGTCGGCCTTCACGCCTGTATCGCCACCCGTCCCCGGAACCGTGTAGGTCTGCGAGTACCCATACAGGGCGGGCACCGTCTCCTTGCACAGCACGCCCTCATCCTGCCATTGCTCCAGCGTCTCCGCCGCGCGGGTGTACACATTGTGCTGCTCGTTGTCGTCCGGCTGATGTTTCCCAAGCACAACGCGAACCAGGTTGTACGGACTCAGGTTGTAGTAGCGCTCCTGCATCTGCTTATCGATCTTGTCGTAGGGCTGCGTCACCACATCGGCCATGTTGACGCGGGTTGGGTCATAGCGAAGCGCGCGAAACGGAAACAAACGTGCCATCCCTCCATTGTAGACAAGGCTCGCGGACTCATTCCGCATACACTGGGCGAATGGTTTTGAGGAAGGCCGACGCAGCAGACTACGACGAGATCATCGATCTCGCGAACCTCGCCTATCGCGGACGCGAGGGCGCAACTCCAAGCTGGAATATCGAAAAGGGAATCGTCGGCGGACAGCGGCTCGACCATTCACTGCTCCGCGAAGAACTGGCCGCAAAACCTGACGGAGCGCTGCTGATCTATCGCGAAGAAGCTGATGGCCCGCTCCTCGGGACCGCATGGTTGAACCCGGAAGAAGATGGTGTGTGGTCGCTCGGTCTGCTGACCATTCGGCCAGAGCTGCAGAATCAGCAGCTGGGGCGCAAGCTGCTCGATGCAGTAGAAGATTACGCGCGTTCGCGTGGCGCAAAGCGCATCCGAATCGGTGTGCTGCACGTGCGTGACACGCTCATCGCCTGGTACGAGCGCCGAGGGTATCGTGCAACGGGAGATACAGAACCATATCCGGCCGACGATCCTCGCTTCGGTACGCCTCTCCAGGACAATCTGCAGTTCGTCATCATGGAGAAGCAGGTCTGATTCAGCCGCCTGCAATCGCGCCGAGAATAATCAGTGGCTCGCGTCCGCTGACAATCTCCTCGGGCAGTGGAGCATCCACCGATTCGTGAGACAGATCCTCGTTGCACGCGAAGAAGCGAATGAAGGCCCGACGTTCTTTCGTTGTCTGATCGCGAATCGTTCCGCACAACGTTGGGTGCGTCCCTTCGAGCGCATCCAGCACGCGCCGCAGCGTCACCGGCGCATCAATCTCAAGCGTAACCTCGTGGCCGCTCGTGATCTTCGCATGACGCAGCAGCGGCACGGGTAGTTCAACGCGGATGCGACTCATGGGAGCGTTTGCACCTCAATGGAAAGCACCGGTGGCAGGTGTTCGGTGATCGTGTTCCATGAATCACCGGCATCAGGCGAGCAGTAGATCTGGCCGCCGGTTGTGCCAAAGTAAACGCCGCAGTCATCCAGCGCATCGACGGACATTGCGTCGCGCAGAACATTCACGTAGCAATCCTGCTGCGGCAGTCCCTTCGTCAGCGGCTCCCATTCATTACCGCCGGACTTGCTGCGGAAGACCTGCAGCTTGCCGTCGAGAGGGAAGTGCTCGGAGTCGGACTTGATGGGCACAACGTAAACCGTCTCCGGTTCATGCGTGTGCACATCGATCACGAAGCCGAAATCCGTCGGAAGATTGCCGGAAATCTTGGTCCACTGATCACCTGCATCATCCGAGCGCATCACGTCCCAGTGCTTCTGCATGAACAGCGTCTTCGGCGTTTTCGCATTCATCGCGATGTGATGGACGCAGTGGCCAACCTCGGCAGTCGGATCCGGAATGTACTTCGAGTACAGCCCCTTATTGATTGGCTTCCAGCTCTTGCCTGCATCGTCGCTTCTGAACGCTCCCGCCGCAGAAATTGCGATGACAATGCGATCGGGATTCGTGGGATCAAGAATGATCGTATGGAGGCACATGCCGCCAGCACCGGGCTGCCACCCCGGGGCGGTGGCGTTCGTGCGCAGGCCGGAGAGCTCCGTCCAGTTCTGCCCGCCGTCCGTAGATTTGAAGAGCGCTGCATCTTCCGCTCCGGCGTAAACCGTATCGGGATCTGTCAGCGAAGGCTCGAGGTGCCAGACGCGCTTGAACTCCCAGGGGTGGGGGGTGCCGTCGTACCACTGGTGGGTGCCGGGGACGCCGTCGTAGGTGAACTGGGCGCTGACGGGGTTCCAGGTCTGGCCGCCGTCGTCGGAGCGCTGCACCTGCTGGCCGAACCAGCCGGAGCACTGCGAGGCGTAGAGGCGGTTCGGGTCGGCGGGCGAGCCCTTCAGGTGGTAGATCTCCCAGCCGGTGAAGTGAGGGCCGGTGATCTTCCAGTCCTTGCGCTTGCCGTCGGAGGAGAGGATAAAGGCGCCTTTGCGGGTTCCGGCGAGGACGCGGACGGAGCTCATCGAGCGGTCTCCTGTGTGAGAGGTGGTCTGTCTGGGGCCTCGAGAAGCATACGCTCGGCAGCAGTGGAAGTTCAGGGGAAATTTGGTTTGATGGGTACCCCCCTCCCCCCGTACTTTTTGCGCAAAGTCTTCGAACGAGAGACTTTAGGTCTGGACTTTATCGTCCTGGAAGGCCGGTTTTGTGCAAAGTCTTCAAAGCAAAGAGGTAATCCTCACGGGGGGTTGTCGGAGCAAATTGTAAGTTATGGGAAATGAGCGGTTTGCGTCGGGTCACGCTTAATGGCGCGCGGGTCCGCAACGTGGGAGGCCTCTTGGGGTTCTTAGGACAATGGTCAGTCAGTAGGAGGGGAACTGTGAGGGCTTGGGCTTTGTTGGCGTTGTTAGGGCTGGTTGGTGGTGTGGCGCAGGGACAGACGGATCTGGCAGCGAGCGTGTACGGGGCGTTCACGGGATCGGTGACCGGGAATGGCGTGACGCAGAGCCCGTCGAACCAGGGCGGCGCGATGGTGGAGCTGCATCACCAGTCGAATCCGCTGGTCGGGTATGCCCTCACGTATTCCTGGAATCGGGCGGACCAGAAATATACGGCGGGCCAGATCACGTGTGGACTGCCGTGCGGCAACCAGCCGACGACCGAGACGGTCCATGTGCCGGCGAATGCGCACGAGGTGACGGCGGCCTGGGAGGTGGGAGTGCACGTGCTGAACCTGCGGCCGTTCCTGCTGGCGGGCGGCGGGGTGCTGTTCCATCAACCGGCGCAGAGCTCGAGCGGGACGCAGAACCATACGGCGGGTGTGCTGGTGTATGGGGGCGGTGTGGATGTCGGGCTGGTGCCGCATGTGGGGATTCGGGCGCAGTATCGCGGGAATGTGTACAGCGCGCCGCAGTTGTCGACGGCGTTTTCGTCGACCAAGGCGTTTTTCAATACGGCGGAGCCGATGGTGGGGGCGTACCTGAGGTTTTAAGGATTGAGGATTGCGCCTTGCGCCCGTACTACCCGGCCTGAAGCATCCAATCCACTTGTGGAGGGACGATGCGGAAGGCGGTCTTCATTGCGCTCATGATGGCTGGGTTGGTGGGGTGTACCCGAGAGCAACGCAGCCCCGACGCGATCCGGAATGACACCGCGCATGCGACCGCCGGTGCGGTTCGTGATGGGAAGGCTGTGGTGGAGGGAGTCTTCGATGGCCTGCGGCAGAAGGGGCCGGTGAATATCAACAAGGCGAGCAGCGATGACCTCGAGCGGCTGCCGGGAGTCACGCCGGAGATTGCGGACCGGATTATTGCGGGCCGGCCGTATCAGAACGGAGCAGACCTTTACCACCGCCGGATCGTGAGCAAGGCCGAGTACAACCAGATTGCCGACAAGATAGAGGCGCGGTGAAGAGCAACAAAGGCAAAAGCAAAAGCGGGTTCGCGACCAGTTTCGAGTTGCGAGTTTCGAGTCGCGAGTAAAAGCGGAAGGCCGCCTGTTCAGGCGGCCTTCGTTCTTTGCGGAGTTGCTTTAGAGGAACAGGGGGGCGAGCACGAGCGTGATCGTCGCCAGGAGCTTAATCAGCACGTGCAGGCTGGGCCCGGCGGTGTCCTTGAAGGGATCGCCGACGGTGTCGCCAACGACGGCGGCCTTGTGGGCCTCGGAGCGTTTGCCGCCGTACTGGCCGGATTCGATGAACTTCTTGGCATTGTCCCAGGCGCCGCCGCCGTTGTTCATCAGCATGGCGAGCAGGATGCCGGCGATGGTGCCGACCATCAACAGCCCGGCGACAGCGGTGGCTCCGCCCAGGTTGACCGGAAGGCCGTTGATCATCGGGACGTTGGACATCTGGCCGGGAGCGAGCGTGACCGAGCTGGTGCCGTAGCTCGCCGAGAAGTTGCGGAAGATGAGACCAACCGCGACCGGCATGGCGACGACGAGCACGCCAGGGACAACCATCTCCTTGAGCGCGGCTCCCGTGACGATGGAGACGCAGCGGGCGTAGTTGGGCTTGGCTGTGCCTTCCATGATGCCGGGGTTCTCGCGGAACTGATCGCGGACGTCCTGCACGACCTTTTGCGCCGTGCGGCCGACGGCCTTGATGGCCAGCGACGAGAAGAGATAGACGAGCATCGCGCCGAGGAGGGCGCCGACGAAGACGGGGATCTCGGCGAGATTAATGTTGGTGAAGGACCAGCCGTGCGGCATATAGCCGTTGGGGCCGGCAGCCGCAACCTTGTCGGCGACGATGGTGCGGACCTCTTCAAGGTAGGCGGAGAAGAGAAGGAAGGCGGCGAGCGAGGCTGAGCCGATGGCGTAGCCCTTGGTGAGCGCCTTGGTCGTGTTGCCGGCGGAGTCGAGCTTGTCGGTTATGTTGCGGACGGCGTCGGGCTGGTGGGACATCTCGATGATGCCGCCGGCGTTGTCGGTGATGGGGCCAAAGGTATCCATCGCGAGAATGTAGGCTGCCGTTGCCAGCATGCCCATCGTGGCGATTGCGGTGCCGTAGATGCCCTTGGCGTAGTCGGAGATGACGAGCATGTTGCCGTTGATGTCGGTGGCGTTGGCCAGGGCGCGGACGCCGCAGTAGTAGCTGGCGAGAAGCGCGATGGAGATGACGATGACGGGAAGCGCCGGCGTCTCCATGCCTACAGCCAGGCCGGAGATGATGTTGGTGGCCGGGCCGGTGAGCGAAGACTCGGCGATGAGCCGGACGGGGCGGTAGCGGCTCTCGGTGTAGTACTGCGTGATCCAGACGAAGAGAAATGCCGTGACGAGGCCGATGACGCCGGAGAGGAAGAGCCAGCCGGGCTGGACGCCGGGGCCATTGAGCATCTTCCAGACGACGACGGCGAGACCGCCGAGCGCGATGATGGCCGTGACATAGAAGCCGCGGTTGAGCGCGCGCATCGGGTCTTCGGTTTCGCTGGAGCGGACGACCGCGACGCCGACGATGGAGGCGATGAGGTTGATCGCGTGGATGATGAGCGGGAAGAGGATGCCCTTGATGCCGAAGACGGGGAAGAGCGCGGCGCCGAGGATCATGGCGCCGACGGTTTCTGCGGCGGTGGACTCGAAGATGTCGGCACCGCGGCCGGCGCAGTCGCCGACGTTGTCACCGACGAGGTCGGCGATGACGGCGGGGTTGCGTGGGTCGTCTTCGGGGATGCCGGCTTCGACCTTGCCGACGAGGTCGGCGCCGACGTCCGCGGCCTTGGTGTAGATGCCGCCGCCGAGCTGCGCGAAGAGCGCGACGAGCGAGGCACCAAAGCCGAAGCCGACCAGTTGGTAGACGACGCCGGTGGGATTTGTCGTTCCGCCGTAGGCGAGGAAGAGGATGCTGACGCCCAGGAGGGCGAGGGCGACGACGACGAGGCCGGTGATTGCGCCTCCGCGGAGTGCGGCCTGGAGGGCTTTGTTCAGCGAGGAGCGGGCGGCGGAGGCGGCGCGAATGTTGGTGCGGATGGAGACGTACATGCCGGTGAAGCCGGCGATGCCGGAGCAGGTGGCTCCGACGAGGAAGCTGACGACGGTCTGGATGGCGATGTCGTGCGTGCGGGGCGAGAAGAAGTAACCGCAGAAGATGATGATGGCCAGGACGACGGCGATGATGCCGATGGTGCGGTACTGGCGGGCGAGGAAGGCTTCGGCGCCCTCGCGGATGGCGTTGGAGATGGCCTGCATGTCGGCGGTTCCGGTGTCGCCGGCGAGGACGGAGCGCGCGATGACGGCCGCAGCGATGAGAGCGAGGACGCCGATGGCGATAGCGATCCAGAGCCAGACGGTGTCATTAGAGGAAACGGTGGGGGCGGCTGGGGAATAGTTCTGAAAGGCGATAAGGGCCGCGGGTGCTCCGAGATGCATGAACAGGTGTCCTCCTGAAGTCGTGCAAGGGTGGATATATGGATTGTGTGCCGGATGACCGCTGGTGTACCGGAGTGACTCCCCTTGAAGGGGAGACTGGCGAATTAGAGCATTTGAAGTGTGAGAGGGTCAATTGACAGTAGTAACTTGAGGAACCGGTATTCGGATGGGGGTTTCGAGCGGGAGGGATGACGGGGGCTTCAGAGGAAAGATTGGCGAAGAAAGCGCGGCGGTGCGATAGTGATAGCGCAGGGCTCCGCGCAGCGATCTGGGGACGACGGGTGCGGAGCGCGAGGTGCCGTATGCGGTGCTTGCAGTTGGGCCGGGTGGAAGGTGGTGCGCGGAGCGGCAGAGTGTGGCTGTGCTCTGTTTTCCTCATGCTTTGGGTATTGGCGATGGCAGGGGGGAGCTTTGCTCGGGCGCAGGAAAATCCTCTGGGCGACGTGAAGACGCCTGCGCCGGCGGCGCCAACCGAGCCGAAGGATAATCGGCCGCTGATTACGGGCAGTGCCGTGGCCACGAAGGCGACGAACTCGCCGGGGTCCGAGATTCGTGTGGATGTGAATCTGGTGCTGGTGCCGCTGACCGTGACGGATCCGATGAAT
This Acidobacteriaceae bacterium DNA region includes the following protein-coding sequences:
- a CDS encoding thiazole synthase yields the protein MSTAVVDQPATTTDDLIIAGRRFRSRLIVGTGKYKDGPETAAAIEASGAEMVTVAVRRVNLDRSKESLLDFIDPTRFFLMPNTAGCYTAEEAIRAARLAREVGLSDWVKIEVIGDQPTLYPDVQATVEATRVLVKEGFTVLPYTTDDIVFAKRLIDVGAAAVMPLGAPIGTGLGIANKYTLRMMRELITEVPLVVDAGLGTASDAALAMELGFDAVLLNTAIAGAKNPILMASAMKKAVEAGREAFLSGRMPKKLYASASSPIEGISR
- a CDS encoding GNAT family protein; its protein translation is MLRTATVMAMELVTLEGEHVRLEPLEREHAAALVEASAADTSIYKWSLVPVGRDAVERYIETAIAWRDAGTAVPFVTVRKADGVVIGSTRIYGLERWAWPVGSAHHGKHVYDTGEIGYTWLTASAVRTAANTEAKLLMLTHAFEVWRMNSVSFCTDERNERSAAAIKRIGAKLEGTLRAHRMAADFVPRNTLRFSIVGSEWPEVKRALQEKLAR
- a CDS encoding VOC family protein, producing MSNFIQTTPFMHVPIGEFEAAVRFFEEVLGFTAHTRVSDYAYMQRDGCGIRIWGREDAADAPRGVRNFRYYFDVRDVDALYEELKAKLDKLPKGDVHGPADKPYHQRELLIVAPDGDLVCFGQRL
- a CDS encoding DUF1015 domain-containing protein; the encoded protein is MARLFPFRALRYDPTRVNMADVVTQPYDKIDKQMQERYYNLSPYNLVRVVLGKHQPDDNEQHNVYTRAAETLEQWQDEGVLCKETVPALYGYSQTYTVPGTGGDTGVKADIRERRGFIALGQLHDYADHVVYRHEQTFPKHKSDRLALFKATRAYCEQIYMLYSDPTFTAEKVIFDVPPPNVGNAATVSHVSRVPDLEITDEYHVVHRVWKLTDCNLITRVLDAMKDKWLLIADGHHRYETSVGYMHERAEQLHCDADAEPKLTADGLPQPAFPEQAMMMTFVNMDAPGITILPTHRVVSGLADFSIKDFAEKAKQYFDVQELEGSLTPAELLAKLNATNGVAFVAAASDGNLLLTPKPEAIAPVLKGLSPRQQQLDVTQLHKVVLERIFGLDEDTIRKGEVIRYYREADESVERVKNGKADVAFLIKPVTLEQMKDISLNLEVMPQKSTDFYPKLLSGLAMYTLD
- a CDS encoding GNAT family N-acetyltransferase produces the protein MVLRKADAADYDEIIDLANLAYRGREGATPSWNIEKGIVGGQRLDHSLLREELAAKPDGALLIYREEADGPLLGTAWLNPEEDGVWSLGLLTIRPELQNQQLGRKLLDAVEDYARSRGAKRIRIGVLHVRDTLIAWYERRGYRATGDTEPYPADDPRFGTPLQDNLQFVIMEKQV
- a CDS encoding MoaD/ThiS family protein yields the protein MSRIRVELPVPLLRHAKITSGHEVTLEIDAPVTLRRVLDALEGTHPTLCGTIRDQTTKERRAFIRFFACNEDLSHESVDAPLPEEIVSGREPLIILGAIAGG
- a CDS encoding sialidase family protein, producing the protein MSSVRVLAGTRKGAFILSSDGKRKDWKITGPHFTGWEIYHLKGSPADPNRLYASQCSGWFGQQVQRSDDGGQTWNPVSAQFTYDGVPGTHQWYDGTPHPWEFKRVWHLEPSLTDPDTVYAGAEDAALFKSTDGGQNWTELSGLRTNATAPGWQPGAGGMCLHTIILDPTNPDRIVIAISAAGAFRSDDAGKSWKPINKGLYSKYIPDPTAEVGHCVHHIAMNAKTPKTLFMQKHWDVMRSDDAGDQWTKISGNLPTDFGFVIDVHTHEPETVYVVPIKSDSEHFPLDGKLQVFRSKSGGNEWEPLTKGLPQQDCYVNVLRDAMSVDALDDCGVYFGTTGGQIYCSPDAGDSWNTITEHLPPVLSIEVQTLP
- a CDS encoding helix-hairpin-helix domain-containing protein; translated protein: MRKAVFIALMMAGLVGCTREQRSPDAIRNDTAHATAGAVRDGKAVVEGVFDGLRQKGPVNINKASSDDLERLPGVTPEIADRIIAGRPYQNGADLYHRRIVSKAEYNQIADKIEAR
- a CDS encoding sodium-translocating pyrophosphatase, which encodes MHLGAPAALIAFQNYSPAAPTVSSNDTVWLWIAIAIGVLALIAAAVIARSVLAGDTGTADMQAISNAIREGAEAFLARQYRTIGIIAVVLAIIIFCGYFFSPRTHDIAIQTVVSFLVGATCSGIAGFTGMYVSIRTNIRAASAARSSLNKALQAALRGGAITGLVVVALALLGVSILFLAYGGTTNPTGVVYQLVGFGFGASLVALFAQLGGGIYTKAADVGADLVGKVEAGIPEDDPRNPAVIADLVGDNVGDCAGRGADIFESTAAETVGAMILGAALFPVFGIKGILFPLIIHAINLIASIVGVAVVRSSETEDPMRALNRGFYVTAIIALGGLAVVVWKMLNGPGVQPGWLFLSGVIGLVTAFLFVWITQYYTESRYRPVRLIAESSLTGPATNIISGLAVGMETPALPVIVISIALLASYYCGVRALANATDINGNMLVISDYAKGIYGTAIATMGMLATAAYILAMDTFGPITDNAGGIIEMSHQPDAVRNITDKLDSAGNTTKALTKGYAIGSASLAAFLLFSAYLEEVRTIVADKVAAAGPNGYMPHGWSFTNINLAEIPVFVGALLGAMLVYLFSSLAIKAVGRTAQKVVQDVRDQFRENPGIMEGTAKPNYARCVSIVTGAALKEMVVPGVLVVAMPVAVGLIFRNFSASYGTSSVTLAPGQMSNVPMINGLPVNLGGATAVAGLLMVGTIAGILLAMLMNNGGGAWDNAKKFIESGQYGGKRSEAHKAAVVGDTVGDPFKDTAGPSLHVLIKLLATITLVLAPLFL